From the Acidimicrobiales bacterium genome, one window contains:
- a CDS encoding DUF4160 domain-containing protein, translated as MPRISAFYGIVIAMYFDDHPPPHFHAKYGAHEAQIEIVTSEVLHGELPRRALNLVRESTALHRAELVADWERAERDEPLVSIDPLP; from the coding sequence GTGCCCCGAATATCAGCGTTCTACGGGATCGTGATCGCGATGTACTTCGACGATCACCCGCCTCCACACTTCCACGCGAAGTACGGAGCGCATGAGGCTCAGATTGAGATCGTGACCAGCGAAGTGCTGCACGGCGAGCTACCGCGCCGCGCCCTCAACCTCGTAAGGGAGTCGACAGCATTGCACCGGGCCGAACTCGTGGCCGACTGGGAGCGCGCCGAGCGCGACGAACCGCTGGTTAGCATTGACCCACTGCCATGA
- a CDS encoding DUF2442 domain-containing protein, whose protein sequence is MTPYEITAVEHLGGYRLRLTFADGLTADVDLSDRFTAPRGPMFEPLRDVEYFAKVSVDRELGTIVWPNGADLAPDVLHEQALSLT, encoded by the coding sequence ATGACTCCCTATGAGATCACTGCCGTCGAACACCTCGGCGGATATCGCCTTCGGCTGACATTCGCCGACGGCCTAACCGCCGACGTCGATCTCTCTGACCGGTTCACGGCGCCGCGAGGCCCCATGTTCGAGCCACTGCGGGACGTCGAGTACTTCGCAAAGGTCTCCGTCGACCGCGAGCTCGGCACCATCGTGTGGCCGAACGGCGCTGACCTTGCTCCGGACGTCCTCCATGAACAGGCGCTCAGCCTCACCTGA